A region of the bacterium genome:
AGGAGGCCGGGTACATCACCGGCCAGGTCATCCACGTCAACGGGGGCATGTACACGTAAGGCGGCGGCCGACGGGTTGGTCGCACAGGCCGCCGGAAGAGCACGGGCGGCAGCGCAACGACAACCAAACACAACCACCAGGAGGGAAGGCGCAATGTCCGTTGAAGAACGGGTGAAGAAGATCATCGTCGAGCAGCTCGGCGCGAACGCCGACGAAGTCACCGCGGAGTCGGCCTTCGTCGACGACCTGGGCGCTGACTCCCTGGACACCGTCGAGCTGGTGATGGCCTTCGAGGAGGAGTTCGACCTCGAGATCCCCGACGAGGACGCGGAGAAGATCGCGACGGTCGGCGACGCCATCCGCTACATCGAGGAGCACGCGGCCAAGAAGTAGGCGGGTCTTACAGGCTGCGACGCCCGCGGCGCGCGTCACAGGAGCGCAGCCGCGGGTGCGTCTTTTTCAGGGGAGGTTCGCGGTGGGGGAGCAGGCACGCACGGGGGCGCTGCGGCGCGTGGTGGTCACGGGGGTCGGCGCCGTCTCGCCGCTGGGCGTGGGGGTCGAGGCGCTCTGGGAGGGGCTCTGCGCGGGCCGCTCCGGCATCGGGCGCATCACCCAGTTCGACACGACCGGCTACGAGACCACGATCGCCGGCGAGGTCCGCGGCTTCGACCCGGAGCGCTACCTCGAGAAGAAGGAGGCGCGCAAGGCCGACCGCTTCGTGCAGTTCGCCGTGGCGGCCAGCCGGATGGCGCTCGAGGACTCGGGGATCGCGCTCACCCCGGCGCTCGCCGACGAGTTCGGCTGCGTCATCGGCGCCGGCATCGGCGGGATGAGCACGATCGAGGAGTTCCACACGACCCTGATGACCAAGGGGCCGAAGCGGGTCTCCCCCTTCTCGATCCCGAAGATCATCATCAACATCGCGCCGGGGTACGTGGCCATGGTCCTCGGGCTCAAGGGCCCGAACGAGAGCGTCGTGACCGCGTGCGCCACGGGCAACAACTGCATCGGCTCGGCCGCCCGCTGGATCCAGATGGGGCACGCGCGGGCGATGCTCGCCGGCGGCAGCGAGGCGACGGTCACGCCGATGGGCATCAGCGGCTTCAACGCGCTCAAGGCGCTCTCGACGCGCAACGCCGAGCCCGAGCGGGCCTCGCGCCCCTTCGACGCCGAGCGCGACGGCTTCGTGATGGGCGAGGGCGCGGGCATCGTCGCGCTCGAGGAGCTGGAGCACGCGCTGGCGCGCGGCGCGCGCATCTACGCCGAATTCGGCGGCTACGGCGCGACCGCCGACGCCTACCACCTGACCGCACCCTCGCCCGACGGCGACGGCGCGGTGCGCTGCATGCGCATGGCGATCCGGGACGCGGGCCTGACGCCGGCGCAGATCGGCTACATCAACGCGCACGGCACCTCCACCAAGATCAACGACGCCATCGAGACGAAGGCGATCAAGACCGTCTTCGGCGAGGCGGCCGCGCGCGTCCCGGTCAGCTCGACCAAGTCGATGACCGGCCACCTGCTCGGAGCGGCCGGGGGGGTCGAGTCGATCGTCGCGGCGCTGACCATCGCCCGCGGCGTGATCCCGCCGACGGCGAACCTCGAGCACCCGGACCCGGAGTGCGACCTCGACTACGTGCCGAACGTCGCGCGGCGTGCCGATGTCGACGCGGTGCTCTCGAACACCTTTGGATTTGGCGGCGCCAACGCCTGCCTCGTCTTCAAGCGTTACGTCGCCTGATCCGCCGGTGAAGACCGCTGCGCCTCGCTCCGGCGTGGAGGTGTCGCTGGAGGAGCGGATCGGGCACGTCTTCCGCAAGCCCGAGCTGCTCGCGGCGGCGCTGACCCACCGCTCCGCGGCGGTCGAGCAGGCCGGCGACGGCGCGGAGGACAACGAGCGCCTGGAGTTCCTCGGGGACGCCGTGCTCGGGCTCGCGGCTGCGCGACACCTCGCCGAGGTGCATCCGAAGGCGCGCGAGGGGGAGCTCTCGCGGCTGCGCGCTGCCCTCGTGGGCGAGACGGCGCTCGCGGCAGCGGCGCGGGAGCTGGGCCTTGGCGGGAGCTTGCGGTTCGGGCGGGGCGAGGAGCGCTCCGGCGGGCGCGAGAAGGCCTCGATCCTCGCCGGCGCGCTCGAGGCGCTCCTCGGCGCCGTCTTCCTCGACGCGGGCTGGCGCGCCGCCTACCGCCTGGCGCGCTCTCTCTTCAGCGGTCCCGCGGCGGCGGCCCTGGCGGCGGGCGGGGTCGACGCGAAGACCAGGCTGCAGGAGCTCTGCCAGCGGCGCTGGCGGGAGACTCCGGCATACGCGGTCATGGAACGCAGCGGGCCCGCCCACCGGCCGCGCTTCACGGTGGAGGCGCGGCTCGGCGCGCGCGCCCTCGGGCGCGGCGAGGGCGGCAGCCTCAAGAGCGCCGAGCAGGCCGCGGCCGCGGAGGCGCTGACGACACTGGAGAGGGAGGTACCATGAGCGGCACGGGAAGCGGCGCGGGCACGGGCGGGCGCCTGCCCGTCGTGGCGATCGTGGGACGCCCGAACGTCGGCAAGTCCACGCTCTTCAACCGCCTGGTCGGACGGCGGCAGGCGATCGTCGACAACCAGCCGGGCGTGACCCGCGACCGGCAGTACGCGGTCGCCGAGTGGGACGGCGTGCCGTTCACG
Encoded here:
- the fabF gene encoding beta-ketoacyl-ACP synthase II; translated protein: MGEQARTGALRRVVVTGVGAVSPLGVGVEALWEGLCAGRSGIGRITQFDTTGYETTIAGEVRGFDPERYLEKKEARKADRFVQFAVAASRMALEDSGIALTPALADEFGCVIGAGIGGMSTIEEFHTTLMTKGPKRVSPFSIPKIIINIAPGYVAMVLGLKGPNESVVTACATGNNCIGSAARWIQMGHARAMLAGGSEATVTPMGISGFNALKALSTRNAEPERASRPFDAERDGFVMGEGAGIVALEELEHALARGARIYAEFGGYGATADAYHLTAPSPDGDGAVRCMRMAIRDAGLTPAQIGYINAHGTSTKINDAIETKAIKTVFGEAAARVPVSSTKSMTGHLLGAAGGVESIVAALTIARGVIPPTANLEHPDPECDLDYVPNVARRADVDAVLSNTFGFGGANACLVFKRYVA
- the acpP gene encoding acyl carrier protein, with the protein product MSVEERVKKIIVEQLGANADEVTAESAFVDDLGADSLDTVELVMAFEEEFDLEIPDEDAEKIATVGDAIRYIEEHAAKK
- the rnc gene encoding ribonuclease III, whose protein sequence is MKTAAPRSGVEVSLEERIGHVFRKPELLAAALTHRSAAVEQAGDGAEDNERLEFLGDAVLGLAAARHLAEVHPKAREGELSRLRAALVGETALAAAARELGLGGSLRFGRGEERSGGREKASILAGALEALLGAVFLDAGWRAAYRLARSLFSGPAAAALAAGGVDAKTRLQELCQRRWRETPAYAVMERSGPAHRPRFTVEARLGARALGRGEGGSLKSAEQAAAAEALTTLEREVP